AGGACGCCAACCTGGCCTGGACCGCGTTCGGCCCGACGAACGTGAACATCCACCGCGTCTCGGCAGCCACCGAGATGGGCGATCCGTACGAGGTTCTTAGCCTCGCCGGCTTCATCGACACCGACGCGCTTCCCGAAGGACTGCGCAGCCGCCGCGCGCAAGTACACCTCGACCTTGCTTGGGCGCAGGCACAGCAGAAACGCGATCCCGAAGCCGTACTTCACCTCGTTGAAGCTGAGCGGGTAGCTCCCGAGCTGCTCCGCTACGGCGTCATCCCGCGCGAGATCATCAGCACCCTCCTCAAGCGCGAACGCCGAGGCCGCACACCAGCACTACGACCAATCGCAAGGCGGGCAGGAATCCTCACGTGACCGAACCCAGCGGCAAGACCCTCTACATCGTCGTCACCGGCGCAGCACTCACCCGACGAGCCGACGCAGCCGTCGCAGCCGCCCGCGACCGCGACTGGCAACCGGCCGTCATCGCGACACCGGCAGCCGAGTCCTGGCTCCCACGAACTGAGCTGGAAGCCGCCAACGTCCCGCTCCTCACCGACCACCGACAGCCGAACGACGCTAAGCGCCTACCGTCCGCTGACGCAGTGCTCCTCGCCCCGGCCACCTTCAACACCATCAACAAGCTGGCCACCGGCATCGCCGACAACTACGCCATGAGTGTCCTCTGCGAAGCCCTCTCCACCCGAGTCCGAACCGTCCTCGTCCCGTTCGTCAGCACCCGCCTCGCCGGCCACCCCGCCTGGCTCGCGTCCCTGGCAGTCCTCCGCTACGCCGGAGTGACCTTGGTCGACCCGCGCACCGGTGCAACCAACATCGAGGAGCCCATCCAATCCGGCACCGGCGACGCGGTGGCCGACCAATTCGACTGGAACTGGCCGCTCAGCCAGCTGGCCTGACGCCTCTCCATTGCCGGATAGACCTCTTTAGGATCAAGAGCGCGCCTGACGGCGCGCTGGCCGCGCCGC
This genomic stretch from Streptosporangiales bacterium harbors:
- a CDS encoding flavoprotein, which translates into the protein MTEPSGKTLYIVVTGAALTRRADAAVAAARDRDWQPAVIATPAAESWLPRTELEAANVPLLTDHRQPNDAKRLPSADAVLLAPATFNTINKLATGIADNYAMSVLCEALSTRVRTVLVPFVSTRLAGHPAWLASLAVLRYAGVTLVDPRTGATNIEEPIQSGTGDAVADQFDWNWPLSQLA